From Strongyloides ratti genome assembly S_ratti_ED321, scaffold srae_scaffold0000001, one genomic window encodes:
- a CDS encoding DM DNA-binding domain-containing protein has protein sequence MLRFEPFNAFSALNVAAVSGFNTDTLKTGTQKRVYYCQRCLNHDRLEPRKNHKCECAYANCSCPKCILVEKRRVLNTQLHELEDVSESPINLEHVKKEVDDIYNDNGDDNGSSSEHSAGGRIKGG, from the coding sequence ATGCTGCGGTTTGAACCTTTTAATGCTTTTTCGGCTTTAAATGTTGCTGCAGTTTCTGGATTTAATACAGATACATTAAAGACTGGAACACAGAAACGTGTTTATTATTGTCAACGATGTCTTAATCACGATAGATTGGAACCAAGAAAAAATCATAAATGTGAATGTGCATATGCTAATTGTAGTTGTCCTAAATGTATTTTAGTTGAAAAAAGACGTGTTTTAAATACACAATTACATGAATTAGAAGATGTATCTGAGTCCCCAATAAATTTGGAACAtgtaaaaaaagaagttgatgatatatataatgataatggtGATGATAATGGATCTTCATCTGAGCATTCTGCTGGTGGAAGAATTAAAGGAGGTTAg
- a CDS encoding Doublesex-and mab-3-related transcription factor 3 — protein MQSAFHMPVRQDLISQNDISGSLIQNNHQYSNVNLLSVAASVAASLPFKPDGVSYTKRVPNCQKCGQHGIKSRLKGHKRVCRFKDCNCPKCQVVTERQKLMADQIKIRRRQRKDTILNLTREKITQSLNAVAAITNASAQFPYVNGLNLLCQKINQPTTVNQLLQAQSNSLANSLNYSNQQNSLSYLSAAVAAAAGHQQASDLLKIQAATNVPNISTANIQATIGTLSCGNTSSGSPIQTNISTPLPLILTTNGNTSPTSSNTTSIGTMPSSPGTITATSPTSSSVSSGTSSSDENTPIAAPIAINPSSGINIATSLPNPLTTISTTTQQPTNEQLYSFLANFKLFDQQNLVGGNTTNNISGLTIPAEFLCGTQQSIIQKDDNFVATVAAAIAASQVSRTIESPIKVEEGTSVNNNKNTFIDVCSV, from the exons ATGCAATCTGCATTTCATATGCCTGTAAGACAGGATTTGATTTCTCAGAATGATATCTCTGGATCCTTGATCCAAAATAACCATCAATACTCTAATGTTAATTTACTTAGTGTTGCAGCATCAGTTGCTGCATCATTACCATTTAAACCTGATGGTGTTAGCTATACta aGCGTGTACCTAATTGTCAAAAATGTGGTCAACATGGAATTAAAAGTCGTCTTAAAGGTCATAAAAGAGTTTGCCGTTTTAAAGACTGTAATTGTCCTAAATGTCAAGTTGTTACAGAACGCCAAAAATTAATGGCAgatcaaattaaaataagacGAAGACAAAGAAAAGATACAATTTTGAATCTTACCCGTGAAAAAATAACTCAATCATTAAATGCTGTTGCTGCAATTACAAATGCTTCAGCACAATTCCCATATGTTAATGGGTTAAATTTACTTTgccaaaaaattaatcaacCAACAACTGTTAATCAACTTCTTCAAGCTCAATCTAATTCATTGGCtaattcattaaattattcaaatCAACAAAATTCCCTTTCATACCTCTCTGCAGCTGTCGCTGCTGCTGCCGGTCATCAACAAGCAAGTGATCTTTTAAAGATTCAAGCTGCTACAAATGTACCAAACATATCTACTGCTAATATTCAAGCAACTATTGGTACATTATCATGTGGTAATACTAGTTCTGGATCTCCTATTCAAACAAACATCTCAACTCCATTGCCATTGATTTTAACAACAAATGGAAATACTTCTCCTACATCTTCAAACACTACCTCTATTGGAACGATGCCATCATCTCCAGGAACAATTACAGCAACCTCACCAACATCCTCATCTGTATCATCTGGTACAAGCTCTAGTGATGAAAATACACCTATTGCTGCACCTATTGCTATTAATCCATCATCTGGTATAAATATTGCAACATCATTACCTAATCCATTAACAACTATTTCAACAACAACTCAACAACCAACAAATGAACAACTTTATTCATTTTTGGctaattttaaactttttgaCCAACAAAATCTTGTTGGAGGAAATACTACTAATAATATTAGTGGTCTTACAATTCCAGCTGAATTTCTTTGTGGAACACAACAATCTATTATTCAGAAAGATGACAATTTTGTAGCTACAGTTGCTGCTGCTATAGCAGCTTCACAAGTATCACGAACAATTGAATCTCCTATAAAAGTAGAAGAAGGGACTTCTgtgaataataataaaaacacaTTTATTGACGTTTGCTCTgtataa
- a CDS encoding MD-2-related lipid-recognition domain-containing protein, whose product MKYSTIFISTFFILYFSSYIEGCTNYPNGTETKLHWFEMTDYRFKIYNFQLSPLNGTYKYPINLSNGYKIELSLNNTGSETSDFNLDTYIFQWVGNNNCNWFQIPTYHIINTKNLCNGSTTCPVKEGNSKISFNLDLTNYPSITNLLKTDASYQFVFALYSNVNFQSSTVALQIRGGKQ is encoded by the exons atgaaatattctacaatatttatttctacattttttattctttatttttcttcttaTATTGAAGGATGTACCAATTATCCAAATGGAACTGAAACAAAACTTCATTGGTTTGAAATGACTGATTAtcgttttaaaatttataactttCAATTATCACCTTTAAATG gAACTTATAAATACCCTATTAATCTTTCAAATGGatataaaattgaattatCTTTAAACAATACAGGTAGTGAAACATCTGATTTTAATCTtgatacatatatatttcaatgggttggaaataataattgtaattgGTTCCAAATACCTACAtatcatattataaatacaaaaaatttatgtaatgGTTCTACAACATGTCCTGTTAAAGAAGGAAATagtaaaatttcatttaatttagaTCTTACAAACTATCCGTCAATAACAAATCTTCTTAAAACAGATGCTTCATATCAATTTGTTTTTGCTTTATATTCTAATGTTAACTTTCAATCTTCAACTGTTGCATTACAAATACGAGGTGGAAAACagtag
- a CDS encoding Collagen triple helix repeat-containing protein — translation MFKILNQGIPPPWILNQQRQMRLYGMSGPMGMMGSQGMMGSQGMMGPQGIMGSQGMMGSQGMMGPPGSMYG, via the exons atgtttaaaattttaaa TCAGGGTATACCACCACCATGGATATTAAATCAACAACGTCAAATGAGACTTTATGGAATGTCAGGTCCCATGGGAATGATGGGTTCACAAGGCATGATGGGTTCTCAAGGTATGATGGGTCCTCAAGGTATAATGGGTTCTCAAGGTATGATGGGTTCTCAAGGTATGATGGGTCCACCGGGATCGATGTAtggataa
- a CDS encoding Ground-like domain-containing protein, which translates to MKQFSIILLLLAIIFAVSNAQWGYGFYGGYRPWGMYRPWGMYRPWGMYRPWGYGIPFGGFGMGPYGGYPMGGYGGYGFNSYNPFTINGKEEFYYLKSSTKDVIDNENILKCNNGNICYYNKSKDNFFINNIFEKKIIKRNSNSKEKRNKLKIVPSTLKFTPEKCNNLELQSIMIDNIVSDEPNESKKRIHKVTNEILSTKDNLDSHYDVICSSTPFSFRIATQVFCEITIKKVTCFVYQQLSSRKARI; encoded by the exons ATGAAACAATTTTCTATTATCTTGTTATTATTAGCAATTATTTTTGCTGTATCAAATGCTCAATGGGGATACGGATTTTATGGTG gtTATCGTCCTTGGGGTATGTACCGTCCTTGGGGTATGTATCGTCCTTGGGGTATGTATCGTCCTTGGGGATATGGAAT ACCATTTGGTGGTTTTGGAATGGGTCCATATGGTGGTTATCCAATGGGAGGTTATGGTGGCTATGGATTTAATAGTTACAATCCAT ttacAATTAATGGTAAAGAAgaattttactatttaaaaagttcTACTAAAGATGTCattgataatgaaaatattttgaaatgtAATAATGGAAacatttgttattataataaatcaaaagataacttttttattaataatatttttgaaaaaaaaattataaaacgTAATTCAaattcaaaagaaaaaagaaataaattaaaaattgttccaagtactttaaaatttacccCTGAAAAGTGTAATAATCTTGAACTTCAATCTATAATGATAGATAATATTGTTTCAGATGAACCAAATGAATCAAAAAAACGTATTCATAAAGTAACTAATGAAATTTTGTCaacaaaagataatttaGATTCACATTATGATGTTATTTGTAGTTCAACACCTTTTAGTTTTCGAATTGCAACTCAAGTTTTTTGTGaaattactattaaaaagGTTACATGTTTTGTCTATCAACAACTTAGTTCTCGAAAAGcaagaatataa